From the genome of Acetomicrobium sp. S15 = DSM 107314:
GCTCAAAAAAAAATCTACAATGTTCAGCCGGTGAAAAGCGCAAAATGGTAGAGCCAAAGAATCCAGATATAGCTATATATAGGCAGTGCGAGCTCGTACGCTTCCCAGGTCATCGTACTATTACGAAACTCAAGGAGAGAGCGACTATAATCTCCACCTCATGAAGCTGATAGATGAGCAATATACGAAGGCACCCTTTTATGGCAGGAAAATGACAAATTGGCTAAAGAAGCAAGGGTATGAAGTAAACCGCAAACGCGTACAGAGGCTCATGAGGCTTATGGGGATTGAGGCGATATATCCGAGAAAACGAGGCTTGAGCACATCATCTGACGAATCCAAGAAGTACCCTTATCTACTAAGGGGTTTGGTAATTACAGAGCCCGATTCTGTTTGGAGCACGGATATAACGTACATCAGGATGAATAGGGGGTTTATGTACCTTGTAGCGATAATGGACTGGTATAGCCGGTATGTGCTATCTTGGGAGATCTCCAATACGCTCGATGCGAGCTTTTGTCTTGAAGCACTAAAACAGCGCTATCAATCTCACGTCCGGAGATATTTAACAGCGATCAGGGTTCAGGTTTTTCATGTAGTTTTTGCTTGAGCTTCTTCTTGTGGGATATAGGCAATATTGTTTTGTCCTCTTTTTGTCATGGCGCGAAAGGAAATTTTCAAACAGCCTCTGAGCTCGTTGACAAGAAAGCAGAAGAATGGTAAATACTATTAGCGACAATTACATATTTCGCCATGGGGGCGCCCCGAAGCAATGGGCTGAGAAGGTACCCCTTGAACCTGATCCAGGTAATGCTGGCGGAGGGAATGGCGAGAGGAAGTTAGAGGTTATAATTCTCTCCGGCCGCTTGTGTAGCGGCCTTTTGTTTTGGCCCTTCCTCAATGCTTATCCCCTCCTCCAAATACATATTGGGAGGGAAAGGCATGCAAAAAACCCAACTCGACTATGCCAAGACTGGCATCGTCACAAAAGAGATGCAACTTGCCGCCGAAGGCGAAGGTATAACCCCCGAGGAGCTTCGTGAGCTCGTGGCCGCGGGGCTGGCGGTGATACCGAAGAACGTAAATCACTCCTTCTCTTGCATAAAAGCGATAGGCCATAGGCTCAAGACGAAAGTCAATGCGAACCTCGGGACGAGCGACGAATGTGCGGACCTCGCATTCGAGGAGCGAAAACTCTCCGCAGCCTTAAAAGCGCAGGCCGACTCGATCATGGACCTTTCGACCGGGGGAGATCTCCACTCCATCAGGTCTTTCTTCCTCAAGAGGTCACCGGTCATGGTGGGGGCTGTACCGATATACGCCGTGGCGGCGGAGATGGCGCGCGACGGCGAGCCTTTGGAAAAGATGAGCGAGGAGAGGCTCTTTTCATCAATAGAAGAGCAGTGTTGTCAGGGTGTCGATTACATCACCGTGCATTGCGGCGTCACGTGCGAGTCTTCCGACAAGCTCTCCTCTTTCGAAAGAATTATGCCGTGCGTGAGCCGCGGCGGTTCGCTTCATCTCTACTGGATGCGTAAAACCGGCAAGGAAAACCCCCTTTACGAGCACTTTGACCACCTGTTGGGCATTGCCCACCGCTACGACGTGACCTTGAGCCTTGGAGACGGCTTCAGGCCCGGTTCCATCGTGGATGCCATAGATGGACCGCAGATAGAGGAGCTCATGATACTGGCCGAGTTGGCTAAACGCGCTCTTGCTGCAGGAGTCCAGGTGATGGTTGAAGGACCAGGACATGTGCCGCTTGAACACATAAAGTCGCACGTGCAGCTTCAAAAGCGCCTATGTAACGGTGCGCCCTTTTACGTGCTGGGGCCTCTTCCTACGGACGTAGCCGCAGGATACGATCACATTACCGCCGCTATAGGCGGCGCGCTGGCAGGTTCAGCAGGGGCGGACTTCTTGTGTTACGTGACGCCGGCCGAACATTTAGGCCTGCCGGATGAGGAGGATGTGTATCTCGGCGTCATGGCTTCGAGGATAGCTGCCCACGTGGCTGACATCGCCAAGGGCGTGCCGGGTGCGGCGGAAAAAGACAGGAGGATCTCCTTGGCCAGACAGCACCTCGATTGGGATGGGATTATCGCCGAGGCATTAGACCCCGAGCTGGTGCGCTGTAAATTGAAGGTGGCTTCGGACAGGGAAGCGTGCACGATGTGCGGCAAGCTGTGCGCCGTGAAGATGGTTCGCGGTGCGTATCAAATATAGAGGGAGCGATGAAAGATGAGACTGGATGAGGTTACGATAACCAAGGCGATAGCGGAGCGTTATTTCGATAAGCTTATGAATAACCTCGAGCTCGACGTGGCTATCGTCGGCGGTGGCCCTTCGGGGCTGGTCGCTGGGTATTTTTTGGCGAAGGCGGGACATAGGGTTGCGCTTTACGAGAGAAAGCTCAGCGTCGGCGGAGGCATGTGGGGCGGAGGCATGTTATTTAACGAAATAGTAGTTCAAGAAGACGCCAAGCGCCTATTGGACGAGCTCGATGTGCGCGCGCTGCCCTATAAAGAGGCCGGCTACTATACAGCAGATTCCGTCGAAGCCGTAAGCACTATAACGAGCAAGGCCGTGAAGGCCGGCCTCGTCGTGTTCAACTGCATCAGCGTTGAGGATATAGTCGCAAAAGACGACAGGATCTCTGGGCTCGTCATAAACTGGACGGCTGTCTCGATGGCCAACCTACACGTTGATCCGCTCTCGATTAGGTCGCGCTACGTAATAGACGCCACAGGACACGATACCGAGGTTGTGGCTATGGTTGCCAAGAAAGCCCCTGGGAGGTTGTTGACGCCTTCGAAAAACATAGAAGGAGAGAAGTTTATGAACCCCGAAGAGGCCGAGAGACTGACCTTGGAGAACACGAAAGAGGTGTTCCCGGGTCTGTACGTGGCTGGCATGGCCTGCAACGCTACGTTTGGCGGCCCCAGGATGGGCCCCATTTTTGGAGGCATGCTTCTTTCTGGCGAAAAGGTCGCGTGCATGATTTTAAAAAGGCTTTCGGAATAAGCTCGAGCGCCTGTGCTCGTTTTTGTGCTTTGACTTCGACCTGCTTCGGATGAAGTAAAGCGATAGGGGTTAAGGGTTACAGTTGCGAGGAGGCTCTCGCTTGCCCTTAGCCCCTTCAAGTTTGACGTGCCCTGCGCTTGAGATAAACGATTACTTGCCTTTGGAGTACGCCGCACTGTTTTAAAAAATCCGATGACGGGCTTGAGCTATTGCCTTTGCCGCTCCTAAGTGCTATGGTCTTTGCAGCCCATTTCATACTCTGGGTATCGCCGAGAAAGCCTGGCTTGCCGATAGTATATATGCATTCTAAAACTGGCCTCGTGGTCGGTGAGAGTTAAAGTGAAGCGGTGGGGAGAGGTGATTGAGGATGTATGACCTCCTTGAACTGACGAGAGGCAGGCTTGCTCAGATTGCCCCACAAGCGTTGGCTTTATTGCCGGTGGGTTCGGTGGAACAGCACGGACCGCACCTGCCGGTTGGTGCGGATACTATAATCGTCGACGCGATCGCCCGCAGGGCGGCTGCAGAGGCTTCGAGCAAGGTCCCCATCGTCCTCTGCCCCGTGCTCTCCTTTGGGAGCTCCGATCATCACCTCTATTGGTGCGCCGCTTCCCTCAGCAATGAGACTTTGATCGATCTTCTCTCGGATGTAGTCTCATCGCTTCATGCCTCGGGCTTTAGAGAGATACTGATCCTCAACTCGCACGGCGGAAATGTCGAGGCCGCCCGCATAGTTACAAGGAAAACTCCGCTAAAGCGCCCGGTAGTCGTGGGCACCTGTAATTACTGGGATGTCGCCGAAAGGGCCCTCGAAAGGGAGACCGACCTCTTTAAGATCGGCGTGAAGGTACCCGGTCACGCGGGTTATTTTGAGACATCCCTAATGCTTGCCTTGAAGCCGAACTTGGTCGACTTGGATTTATTGCCTCCGGCGCAGAAAAACATTCCTGCTGAAGGGGCGACAGGGGTTTACCTGCAGCGGCCTGGGCATTCGGTCGGGACAGATGGCCACAGCGGCGATGCTCACCTCGCCGACGCAAAACGCGGCGAGGTTTATCTTAACATAATCGTTATCGAGGTGGCAAAGGCGCTCGTGGCCTTTCACGCCGCAGCGCGCAGCTGATGCCCGTTTAGATGCGAAAAGGGGGATCGATTTTGAAAACTGAGAGAGATGCTTTGAGCGGATGGCGAAGTGTTTTGAACGGAGATGCCCCGAAGAGCGCCGGGTGCGAACCGTGGCGTTTTAGCCTGCGCGCGCTTTTTGGACTATTGATCGTGTTTGTCGCTTGCTTCCCGGCGTCGGCGCAAGTTGCAGCGCCGAGCAGCGTAGATATATATCCGAACGGGGCTACGATGTCGTTCGTGCTCCCCTCTGGTGAGGCGGAGATCATCGTTCCTCCCGCCGTGGACGGAGAGAGCGTCGATTTCCTTCCGGGTCCCGGCGTGAGGATAGTTTCCGTCGTCAAAGAGAAGGTGTATTTAGGAGACTGGATCCCCGACGGCCTTTTGCCCTTGAAGAGGGAGCTTGACGAGTGCCGGGCGGAGATTGACGCAATGGAATCGACGATCGCAGCTTTGAAACAATCTATTTTGCACCTCGAAAACGTTTCGTTGCAGGCGGAGTCGGACGACCTCGCACGGTTGCTTTCGACGCTGGAAGAGCGCCGGAAGGCACTTGAGCTCGAGATGCGCCGCAAGGCGCACGAACTCGAGGCCAAAGTGGCGCATCTGAATTTCCTGCAGGAAGAGTGGAATTCGCGAGCTCCGGCCGATAAAAGCGGCATCCGAATCGTAGTCGTATCAGAGGGTGAAGGGAATGTGACCGTCAGGGCGCAGGTGAGGGGCGCTTCGTGGACGCCCGCCTACAAGGTAGCTGGCGATCTTAACTCTGGCAGGCTTACCATCTCGTTGCAGGCGGAGGTCGCTCAAAAGTGCGGCGTACCTTGGGGCGGCGAACTTGCTCTTCATACTGTAAAACCAGCGGAAAGCGTGGTTATCCCCGAACTTACGCCGCTTGTCGTCGATTTTAAGCCTCCGGTGAAGATTTTCAGGTCATTAGAGGCCGGCATGGCCAAAGATAGTGCGCAATTCGCAAAAGAGGTCTTGGAGACGAAGGTCGATATCGTATACCTTGTCCACGGTAACGTGAATGGCGATGGAACGCCGTCTTATCTTCCCCTGGACGAGATGACTTTGAAGGCCAAGATGAAGGTCGTATGCGTTCCGGATTTCGATACCGCGGCTTGGATGATAGCCGAAACGGAACCCCTGGACCGTCCCCTCATTCCTGGCGAGGCTCAAAACTACATCGATGGTACGCCATCAGGGAAGATCAAATTGGCGGCGGTAAACCGCGGAGAGCCGGTTACGATACCGCTCGGCCGTGTTCCACTTGTGAGCGCGACAAAAGAACGCCTTATTCCCAAAGGGGACGAGAAATGGTGGGGAAAGGGTTGGCTCGAAGAAGGCTACGAGATCCGCGTAAATAATGGCTTGTCCAGCGAGGTTGAAATTACTTTGACCGACAGGGTTCCCGTCAGCGCGCACGACGACATAAAGGTCGAGATAAAGGAAATCAGCCCCAAGCCCGCAGAGCAGACGGACAGGGGCATCATCACGTGGAAGTTGCGCCTCGCTTCCGGCCAGGCTCAAGCTATAAAGCTGCGCTACAGGATAACCTACCCTGCCGATAAGGAGATCTCCGTCTCGGAATACCGTTGATGCGCGAGATCCTTGAAGCCATAAAACCGCACGAGACAAAGCTCAAAGAGTACGCGGAGCTTCTGCTCGATTATAATCGGTATGTGCGCTTGGTTGGGCCGTCTGACGCCGAAACGTTATGGGAGGAGCACATCCTCGATTGCGCTGCGGCGCTGCCGTTACTTCCGCCTTCGGGGCGCGTCGTGGATGTGGGAAGCGGCGGCGGCTTGCCCGGTATAGTGTGGGCGATATGCAGGCCGGACCTTACGGCGAGCCTGGTCGAGGCCACGAGGCGAAAATGCGAAGCCATGGAGCGGATAATAAAGGGACTGAAGCTGGAGAATGTGCGCGTCGTATGGGCAAGAGCCGAGGAAGAGGCGTCACTGCGGCGCGAACTCTATGACGTTGCAGCTGCCCGCGCCGTGGCAGAAGTCGGAGTCTTGGTCGAATATCTTTCGCCCCTGGTCAAAGTGGGCGGCACCCTGTTGGCGTTCAAAGGGCGCGGGGTGCGCTCCGAGTTGGATCCGTTGACTGGGCGGTGGTCTGAGTTGGGATTGGACGAGCCAAAATTGGAGCGTTATGAGATAAGGGGGAAAGAGCGTTATATAGTGCTGTGGGAGAAGGTCGATCTATGCCCCGATAAGTACCCAAGAAGGCCGGGGATGGCCGAAAAACGGCCCTGGTGGAGGTGAGCCGATTGCCTGTAGTGGCTGTGGCAAATCAAAAGGGAGGGGTGGGCAAAACCACCTGCTGCGTCAACCTCGCTGCCGAACTCGGGAAGAGAGGCCATCTCGTCCTGGTGGTCGACATGGATCCACAGGCTCACAGCACCAGCGGCCTCGGGGTAGACAAAAGCGCCTTGAAATATACCACCTACGATGTTTTGATCAATGATGTTTCTATTGAAGAAATAATTATTTCTACATCATGGCAAGGTGTCTCTGTCATCCCAGCAACGATTGACCTGGCAGGGGCAGAGGTCGAACTCGCGGGGACCTTGAGCCGCGAGACTCGCCTACTCCGCTTCTTATCCAAGGTCGACGACTTCGACCTGATCTTGATAGATTGCCCGCCTTCTTTAGGGCTCCTCACGATCAACAGCTTGGTGGCCGCAAACTCCGTCCTCATCCCCATACAATGCGAATACTATGCCCTTGAGGGTGTGTCGCAGCTCCTCAAAACGATAGACCTGATAAAAAAGCATTTGAGCGATGGGCTGACTGTAGGGGGCATCCTGCTTACAATGTACGACAGCAGGACGCGCCTCTCGCAGGAGGTTGCCCAGGAGGTGCGCCGCCAGTTCGGCGACCTCGTTTTCGAGGCCATAATACCGCGCAACGTGCGGTTATCTGAAGCGCCGAGCTACGGCCAGCCGATCGCATATTATGACCCCTCAAGCACAGGAGCGCTGGCATTTCAGGCCTTGGCGGAGGAGGTTGAGAGACGATGGCTCGCGGTAAAGCATTAGGTCGAGGCCTCGAAGCGCTTATACCGAGCGCAGAACGACCGGTAGATACTCTACAGAAGGAACTCCCCGTGGAGTCCTTGAAGCCCAATCCTCTCCAGCCGCGTCAGAGGATGGACGCTCTTGAACTGCAATCACTCGCCGATTCCATAAGAGAACACGGAATTGTCCAGCCCATTATCGTTAGGGCCGCGAAGGATGGATACGAGATCGTAGCCGGAGAGCGCCGCTGGCGCGCTGCAAAAATGGCCGGCTTATCTTCCGTGCCCGTGCAAGTGATAGATGTAAACGACAGCGCAGCACTCGAGATTGCCCTGGTAGAGAACCTCCAGCGCGAGGACTTATCCCCTCTGGAGGTGGCGCGTGCGTTGAAAGATCTGATCGAGCGCTTTCACCTCACTCATGAAGAGGCGGCCTCTCGCTTGGGATGGAGCCGCTCTGCCGTTACGAATAAACTTCGCCTCCTTGACCTGCCGGAGCGCGTCCGCAGCCTCTTGCTCGAGGAAAAGATCTCAGAGGGGCATGCGAGGTTGCTCCTCTCTTTAGAGAGCGCAGACGAACAGGTGCTGCTCGCCGAAGCGTGCGCGGAGCGAGGATTAAGTGTCAGGGATTTGGAGCAGGTTATCAAGCGCCGTAAGGCGCCAAAGAAAACTGTCCCACAGTTTTCCATACCGGAGGCCAAAAATCTGTGCGATCGTTACGGCATAAGGCTCAAGTTGATCGGACGAGGGAAGCGAAAGCGCCTGGTGATAGAGGGGTTTGACGAAGAGCAGGTTCGCCTTCTTGTGGAATTGATGGAGTCGGCGGCGCCGCAATTATTTCCGCGGAAATAATTGCCCCCCTTAGAAGCAAAAGAAGTGGTTGCTCTACATCCGGGAGATGTAAAGGACGCCATGATTGAGCTATGCAATAGCCCCTCGCAATAGCCGTGAGTATAGCAAGGCACCAGATTTGTACTTGAGGCTAAAATGCGGAACCATGTTGTTTTAGGCTCTTAAAGTAGTTGCTCTGTTATCGTCGAAGATACCCGAGGGAGTTGGCTTAGATCTGTGGTCCAACGCGTAGGGTTTGGTGTCTCCTGTACAAACGGCACAGGAGACACCAGCTTAACAATTCCTGAGAAATTCCCCTAAATATACGGTAAGGGTTCGATGGAAGCAGATCCTGGCAAAGGCGGCGATGGGTGCAATTTCAAAGACATGTGCTAATAGGCCCTCTGGCGATCCTTGCGGTCTTTGACGATCCGGCGCTTTCCTCGCTTTTCGCTCTTTAAGTAGGGTTTTGGGCTTCTTTCCGCGGGAGCCTCCATTTTTACGAATCCCCATTTTTCGAGAGCCACGGAGTTGTTTTTGTATCTCCTTAACGCTTCTGGCGAGAGCTCAATTTGCACGGAATCTCCTCGGATTTTGATTCGCGACACGTCTTTACCGCTAACGTTGAGGGCATTGCAGATGCTGCTCAAGACTCTACCCACATTCCACTCCCTGGAGGGCTTGAGAGCCATGAGCACTGACGTGGCCGGCCCTCGCGATCCTCCTCGCGCCTCAGCATCGTCGGTTTTTGGGGCCCTTTCACTCCGCGACGATCTGTAGGCCTGCTCCCGCCGCAACTCTTCTTTGAGGGCATAGCCCGCAGGTCTGTGACTGTCTATTTTCTCGAGAAGCCTCGAAACGAGGACTTCGGGTTCTTCCATTTCGAGCAGCCTTCGCGCCCACTCCATAAGGTCCTCTCTGGTATCGTCTTCAGATCCATCGAGAAGAATATGCTCTTCTATTTCCCTCTGTCTATGTCTGATGTCTTCGCTGTCCGGAGCATCGAGCCACTCGACCTCGATTGACGTCTGTCGCAACATACCTTTAAACGTCAGCGCTTCCTGCGGAGAGAGGACGATCGCGTTTTCGCCCCGCTCTCCGGCTCTCCCCGTACGCCCGCTTCGATGGGTGAAGGTCTCAACGTCCTCGGGCAGGCCGAGCTGGAAGACCTTGTCGATTTCGGGCACGTCCAGGCCTCTGGCGGCGACATTGGTGGCGACGAGGAGCGCGATGTGTCCTTTGCGGAACGCCGACAGCACTGTGTTGCGCTCCCTCTGAGTCATATCACCGTTAAGGCACGCGGCTGCGAAGCCTTCTTCCGACAGACGGCGAGAGACGTTGACCGTTTCGGCCTTAGTGTGGCAGAAGATCAGCCCCTTTTTGGGGTTTTCCCAAAGGAGGACGTTGATCAGCCCCTCGATCTTTCTCCGATGTGGAACCTGATAGACTTTGTGACGAATCTCTGAGTGTTGCTGCCCTTCTTCCACGAGGGAGAGGAAGCACGGTTCTTCGAGATATTTCTTGAGGAGTTTGCGCATCTCCAGAGGCATAGTTGCGGAAAAGAGCCAGGTTCGCTCCCTTGAGGTTGCGGCATCGAGGATGGCTTCGAGCTCATCGCGAAAGCCCATGTCGAGCATTTGATCGCCCTCGTCAAGGACGACCGTGTGGATGCTCTCCATATCGAGAGTGCCTTTTCTGAGGTGGTCCAATGTGCGGCCTGGAGTCCCTACGATTACCGAGGCGCCCTGTCTGAGATCGCTAATCTGGGCGGACATGTCCATGCCGCCCACAAGTGTCGCTACGGCGATATCTAACCCTCGAGCGAGCCATTTGGCCTCCTGCGCCGTCTGCTGAGCCAATTCCCGCGTAGGTGAAAGGATTAAAATGCGCGGAGATCCCTTCTCGAGCCTCCCTTCGTCATATAAAGGGAGCAAAAAGGCGAGGGTCTTTCCCGAGCCGGTCTTCGCCCGTACGATCATGTCACGTCTTTTGTCTTCCAACTTGAGGACTTCCTCCTGAACGGGCGTAAAGCTCGTAAATCCCCTTTCCTCGAGCCTCTGTGCGAGGCTCGTTCCGATGCCCTCAAAGAAGGCGGTGTTAGTTTCGTTCATCAATAGCTTGTTTCCTCCTACTAAATGTATTATAGACAGGCACAAAAAAGGGCGCCCATCCACGGGCGCCCTTCGATTGCATGCCCTTCATGGCAACTGACCAATTATCTCCTCTCGAGCCGATTTGTCAAGGGCGCAATAAACCTGGTGGGTAGCCATCAGACAAGCACCCTTGACCACGTCGTAACCATCTCGCTCGAGACGTTCCTTCGCTTCGTCGTTTTCAGCTCCGGGCTGCATCCAGACTATGGGCCTGTAGGGAAGCCTTCGTAAATCTTCTAACACGACGTCCTGACGCTTCGAAGACAGAAACAGCGCTACGATGTCGACCTTTTCCGGCACATCTGACAGCCTGCCGTAACAGGGCAGGTCAAGGAGGGTCTTGCCTTCCAGAGAAGGGTTGACCGGATATACGTTGAAACCTGCCCTCTTTAAGTATGTCATGACGCCGTATACAGGGCGGTTGCGGTTTTGTGAGGCCCCGACGACGGCAATCTTCGAAGGCTTGCAGACGAACTCTTCGATGATTTCGCCTATTTTCAATGAAAGCACCTTCTTTCTTCGGGATCGTCGTTAGGTTGATTTTGATGTTTTTGCGCTTTAGTCCCGGGTAGGATTGTACTCGTCCATTTAGGTTACTTCAACTACTTCAAAGTTTGCGGGATAGGAACATATGGGTTGGGATACAGTGTAAAATATTCGCGGGGACTGTTATAACAGTCCCCGCGAGCGCGCTTTTTGGCAGTTGGTTGTTATGTCCTGTAGAACGAAAACCGCCAAGATTCAAGATCCGGTCTTTGAGGGATTAAATTTTGGGCTCTTTGTAATATGGCTCCATCAACGGGCGCCACTTGGGCATATCTTCCTCAAAGAGACCGAGAGGCGGCTTCATGTCGTCGGGAATGTATGGTTTATACGGATATTTTTTACTCTCCTCGCCGAACTCGGCTTTGATCTTTTCAAGTTTTGCAGGATCTGTCAGGATGTCCGCCCCTGTGGCCGCCAAAACCTTGGCGCCCGTAACGAGCGCTTTGTGGCCTATGCCCGTGCCTACCGATGCCACGACGCCCCAGGAATGCCCCGGCACGCCCTTGGGCCAGCCCGGTGCACCGAGCGTAGCCAGAGGGCAAACCATGCTGATTTCCGCTATGTCGGTGGACCCTCCACCCGTGAAAACGGGTGGTTGTGGGACCAGCTCTATGTCGTTGGGCATGCCGTCTTGAGAAACGCCCATATTCTTTTGAATCTCTTTGGCATAGACCTGTTCTTCATCGCTCCATTTCGGAAGGCCGAAGAGCTTCGCGTTATCGTACATAGTTCTGGCAAGAGTTTCGTTGATATGCTTCTGGTGCATACCTAACATTGTCTCTATCTCGTATGTGCATCCTGAGGCGATGGCGCCGGCTTTAACGCAATTTTCGAACTTTTCATATGTTTTCATCAACATTTCGTCATTATTCCTGATGAAAGCTGCCACTTCTACCTTATCTGGAACTATATTGGGCCAGTCTCCACCTTGTAGTATCACGTAGTGAATCCTATAGCCTATATTCAAGTGCTCACGGGCGTATTCGATAGCCGTCCCCATGATTTGGGCGGCGTCGAGGGCGCTCACGCCGTCCCACGGGGCCGAACCGGCGTGGGCCGTCTTGCCGAAGAACCTGACCTTGACACCTATGATAGCGCTGTTGTGGATTCCGTACGCCACATCGTACTTGTTGCCGGGGTGGTTGTCCAATACGACGTCTACGCCGTCAAAGAGTCCGTCTCGCACCATGTATATCTTGGCAGAGCCAGATTCCTCGGCCGGGCAGCCGAAAAACTTCACTGTGCCGGTTGCACCGCTTTTTTCCATGGCGGCCTTCAGAGCTATCGCTCCAGCGGCGCCCGTGGTGCCCAAGATATTATGGCCACAGCCGTGTCCGGGCGCACCGGCAACGACGGGTTCTTTTTGGGGAACGGTCTTTTGCGAAAGGCCGGGCAGCGCGTCATACTCGCCGGTGAAACCTATGACCGGGCTTCCCGAGCCCCAAGTAGCGATGAATGCCGTGGGCATGCCGGATACGTTCTTCTCGATGGAAAAGCCGTACTTCTCGAAGAGTTTGATGAGTGCTTCTGAAGACTTGAATTCTTGAAATCCTAATTCGGCATAACTCCATATGGCGTCGGCCACCGATGCAAATTCTCCTGCGTGTTCGTCCAGGAACGAGGCTATGTCACTTTTGAGCGAATCGGCCGAGACCTGGGCGGCCATTGTCGCTGTGGCAGTGCTCAAAAGTAGCGCTGCACCGATCGTTAAAGCTAAAAACTTTCCCTTGATGCCCTTCATTTGTGCACCTCCTCTGAAATCTCTACTCGTCCACCGGCATTGTCCGAGGCCGCTTCTCCGATGTCGCCGGCGGCAGAACCCTTAACCGACCCTTGCTCCGCATTGCGTCGATTTATCTCACAATTCACCACCTCCGTCAATGACATCAAAATATTGCCATGCTTTATAGCACCCTTAGCCATATGGTGTCAAGGCGATCGGCTCGAGTGGTTGAAAACAGGCATAGGGGCTAATACAATAAATTTTGAGCAAGTCTAATAGCGGTTAAAGCCTCCGAGCCTTTTTGCCTAAGGGCAGCTTGCCTATGGCGATGGGTCGTTAGGGCGCCTTCGGAAACGATGACGCCTCCCGCGTTTGGAAAGGAGGATTGCAAGGGTTAAATAGGGAGGCCTTCTTGTGATGCGGGATGGCTTCCTTATTTTTTTAATTAAATTAACGGAGGTGTGTAACATGAGAAGGTGTGCGGTTTTAGCGGTCCTTTTGTCCCTGGGTTTGTTCCTTTTTTCGGCTGCGGCTTTGGCCGAGGCTCCTGCGTGTACGGAAACGTATGGAAATGGCTCAATCACGGTAAGGCTTGCTACCGGAAGCCCTGGGGAACTCGGCCTCGTAAAAGCTTTAGCGGAAGAATTTTGTAAGACTCACGATGCTAAGATCTGCTGGATACAGGCAGGTTCTGGGGCTGCACTCCAAATGCTCAAGGATAAGGCTGTTGACATGTGTATGTCTCATTCCCCCGCTCTTGAAAAGAAAGCGGTAGAAGAGGGATGGGCTGCAAATCGGACTCTCATCGGCTCCAACGAATTTTACATAGTAGGCCCTGAGGATGACCCAGCCGGCATAAGAGAGGCCAAGACCGCCGTAGAGGCCTTTACTAAGATCGCGAACTCAAAGGCTACGTTCCTGTCGAGGGGAGATAATTCAGGCACGCACGTGAAAGAGATGTCCATCTGGAAGAAGGCCGGGATAACTCCTTCCGGGGATTGGTATGTC
Proteins encoded in this window:
- a CDS encoding CoA-binding protein; translation: MKIGEIIEEFVCKPSKIAVVGASQNRNRPVYGVMTYLKRAGFNVYPVNPSLEGKTLLDLPCYGRLSDVPEKVDIVALFLSSKRQDVVLEDLRRLPYRPIVWMQPGAENDEAKERLERDGYDVVKGACLMATHQVYCALDKSAREEIIGQLP
- a CDS encoding amidohydrolase, with amino-acid sequence MKGIKGKFLALTIGAALLLSTATATMAAQVSADSLKSDIASFLDEHAGEFASVADAIWSYAELGFQEFKSSEALIKLFEKYGFSIEKNVSGMPTAFIATWGSGSPVIGFTGEYDALPGLSQKTVPQKEPVVAGAPGHGCGHNILGTTGAAGAIALKAAMEKSGATGTVKFFGCPAEESGSAKIYMVRDGLFDGVDVVLDNHPGNKYDVAYGIHNSAIIGVKVRFFGKTAHAGSAPWDGVSALDAAQIMGTAIEYAREHLNIGYRIHYVILQGGDWPNIVPDKVEVAAFIRNNDEMLMKTYEKFENCVKAGAIASGCTYEIETMLGMHQKHINETLARTMYDNAKLFGLPKWSDEEQVYAKEIQKNMGVSQDGMPNDIELVPQPPVFTGGGSTDIAEISMVCPLATLGAPGWPKGVPGHSWGVVASVGTGIGHKALVTGAKVLAATGADILTDPAKLEKIKAEFGEESKKYPYKPYIPDDMKPPLGLFEEDMPKWRPLMEPYYKEPKI
- a CDS encoding substrate-binding domain-containing protein, with translation MRRCAVLAVLLSLGLFLFSAAALAEAPACTETYGNGSITVRLATGSPGELGLVKALAEEFCKTHDAKICWIQAGSGAALQMLKDKAVDMCMSHSPALEKKAVEEGWAANRTLIGSNEFYIVGPEDDPAGIREAKTAVEAFTKIANSKATFLSRGDNSGTHVKEMSIWKKAGITPSGDWYVVTGDFMIATLKKCDELRGYFMTDSSTWITVKKDIKNLTLLFRGDPEIVNIYHALTLPDDSDSTRMAVELVKFMASEEGQEIFRTFGVAEYGEPLYNDAEYAKQFEK
- a CDS encoding DEAD/DEAH box helicase translates to MNETNTAFFEGIGTSLAQRLEERGFTSFTPVQEEVLKLEDKRRDMIVRAKTGSGKTLAFLLPLYDEGRLEKGSPRILILSPTRELAQQTAQEAKWLARGLDIAVATLVGGMDMSAQISDLRQGASVIVGTPGRTLDHLRKGTLDMESIHTVVLDEGDQMLDMGFRDELEAILDAATSRERTWLFSATMPLEMRKLLKKYLEEPCFLSLVEEGQQHSEIRHKVYQVPHRRKIEGLINVLLWENPKKGLIFCHTKAETVNVSRRLSEEGFAAACLNGDMTQRERNTVLSAFRKGHIALLVATNVAARGLDVPEIDKVFQLGLPEDVETFTHRSGRTGRAGERGENAIVLSPQEALTFKGMLRQTSIEVEWLDAPDSEDIRHRQREIEEHILLDGSEDDTREDLMEWARRLLEMEEPEVLVSRLLEKIDSHRPAGYALKEELRREQAYRSSRSERAPKTDDAEARGGSRGPATSVLMALKPSREWNVGRVLSSICNALNVSGKDVSRIKIRGDSVQIELSPEALRRYKNNSVALEKWGFVKMEAPAERSPKPYLKSEKRGKRRIVKDRKDRQRAY